CCGGCAGAAGAAGCACGCCGTCCGCGGGAGAATGACACAGCCGCAGAAGGCCAGAAGCCGCGCAAAAGAAGGCAGCAGGAAAATTCCGTTCAGCTGTCAGCGGCGGAAGCAACGATTATAAAACCTGACGGAACATCAGAGACAAGGGCAGTAAAAATAGGGATCACAAACCGTATTCTGGCTCAGGTGCTTGAAGGTCTCAGCGAAGGAGAAACAGTGCTCCTTTACCCGTCTGAGACCAAGAAAGCCACTCAGAACAACAACTTCGGCGGGCCTCCCGGAATGGGTATGCCGGGGATGCGCTGATGAACGGAAACAGGATGCCCCTGATAGACCTCCGGGGCATTTACAAAACATATAAAACAGGCGAGCTCTCTGTTGAGGTTCTCCACGGAATAGATCTCAGGATACATCAGGGCGAGTTTGTAGCCATAATGGGCGCTTCCGGCTCAGGAAAATCCACCCTGATGAACATTCTCGGCTGTCTGGATCAGGCCACGGACGGCACATATCTTTTCATGGGAGAGGATGTGTCACACCTCGGCAAAGACGATCTGGCCAGACTCCGGCGTGAGGAATTCGGTTTCATATTCCAGAGCTACAACCTCATAAGCACTGCAACTGCGGCGGAAAACACTGAGGTTCCGGCAGTTTATGCAGGCATTCCCCAGCATGCCCGCAGGAAAAGAGCAATTGAGCTTTTAACAGATCTGGGGCTGGACGACAGAACCCACCATCGCCCGTCACAGCTTTCCGGCGGGCAGCAGCAGAGGGTTTCAGTAGCCCGCGCACTGATGAACGGAGGGCGTATAATCTTAGCTGATGAACCCACCGGAGCATTGGACAGCAAAAGCGGCACAGAGGTGATGAAACTCCTCGGTGAGCTTTCAGCCAAGGGGCACACAGTAATACTCATTACCCACGAACGAAGAATAGCAGAATACGCAGACAGAATAATAGAAATAAGCGACGGAAACATATTAAGCGACACACAGATAAAGACCGCACCGGAAAAACCGGAGATATACCGTCCGGAACCGGAGAAGGTTTCAAGGTTCGCAGAGCTGGCTGAGGCAACAAAAACCGCAGTGCGATCACTCAGGAGCAATGTTTTCAGAACAATACTCACTCTGCTGGGAATAGTCATTGGTGTAGCCTCTGTTATAACCATGCTGGCCATAGGTGACGGCGCAAAGCAGGAGGTTGTGGACAGAATAAGCTCTCTGGGCAGCAACCTGATGAATGTCCGCCCCGGAGCGCCGAACATGAGGGGGCGCTCAAACGTAGCCACCCTTGTTCCGGATGATGTGAAAGCGATAAAAGACCTTCCGAACATATTAGCGGCAGTACCGGAACAGGAAAGCTCCGTAACGGTAAGGTTTGAGGAATCTGACCACTCCACACGCATAAACGGAACCTCGCCGGACTATATCATCGCCAGAAACTGGAAAGTAACAGACGGAACTTTCTTCACCGATGAGGACGAAGACCTTTACGCCACAGTGGCTGTTCTGGGTAAAACCGTTGCCGATGCTCTTTTCAGCGGTAAGGAACCGGTGGGAAACTACATACTCATCAACAATATCCCGTTCCAGGTAATAGGAATTATGGCTGAAATGGGCGCAGGTCTGGGCGGGCAGGATCAGGATGACATTATATTTGTTCCGTACACCACAGGCAGTCTGCGTATTACCGGACAGAACTATCTGCGCAATATAACCGTTGCAGTTAAGGACACATCAGTCATAAGCGAAACGCAGGATGCAGTCTTTACCGTGATCCTCGCTATGCACGGCGGAGTTGAGGACTTCCAGATACGCAACATGGCATCGCTGATCGAAAACGTTTCCGAAACGCAGAACACCATGACGATACTTCTGGGCTCCATAGCCGCAATATCGCTTCTGGTCGGGGGGATAGGCGTAATGAACATAATGCTTGTTTCGGTAACTGAGCGCACAAGGGAAATAGGCATACGCATGGCCACAGGAGCCAGAATGCGGAACATACTCCAGCAGTTTCTCATCGAAGCGGTCACGGTCTCAGCCCTCGGCGGACTCATCGGTGTGGCGGCAGGTATAGGTACTGCCGGTGCGGTTGCCGCTTTCGGCATGCCTGTAAAATATGAAATGACTCCGGTAATCGCCGCTTTCGGCTGTGCCTTCGCGACAGGGCTTATATTCGGCTATCTGCCCGCAAGAAAGGCGGCAGGTCTGAACCCCGTTACTGCCCTTGCTTCGGAATAGAGGTTAAATATGATAATACGTAAAATAACATACACTCTGTGCGCGTCCGCCCTGCTCTTTTCTGCCGGGTGCGCCGCAAGACAGGCGGAAACTTTCACCCCGCCCGCCATGCCTGTTTCATGGTCTGCCGTGCATGACAACAAATCTGCCTCAATAGATGCTGAATGGTGGAAGAGCTTCAACTCACAGATACTGGCAGAACTGATTGATAAAAGCCTTGAACAGAGCCCGGACATCGCAACTGCCGCTGAAAGCATAATACAGGCAAAGGCACAGCTGAAAAGCACCGGAGCATCCATGTTCCCCTCTGTTAATCTTAACGGCGGTTCATCTGCCAGCCGGAATTTCCCTTCGGAAGGTTCGGCCAGAACAAGCGAATCAACCAGCCTTTCACTTGGTGTAAGCTATGAGGTGGATCTCTGGGGCAAAATATCAGCACAGGTGCGCGGAGCCGGTGAGTCACTGAAAGCAGCCGGTTACGACTATGACGCGGTGAAGCTTACACTCACATCTGGGGTGGCAAACGGGTATTTTCAGCTTCTCGCACTGGAAAAAAGGATTGAATACGCAGAAATAAACCTCGAAACTGCCGAACGGATTCTGAAGATAGTACAGTCAAAATACAATAACGGCAGTGCGCTTAAATCGGAACTCCTTAATCAGGAATCCACGGTTCTCAGCAGAAAAAGCACCCTTCTTTCCCTTGAAGAGGAGAAAAAGCAGACGCTGAACGCCCTCGCCGTTCTCACTGGAACTGCTCCGCAGGATTTCAAAACCGCCACTGACAGCTTCAGTGAGCTGGAAATACCTGAAATCTCTGCCGGGCTGCCCTCGGATCTTCTGCTGAGAAGACCGGATCTGGCAAAGGCAGAGGCGCAGATAGCCGCCGCAGACGCAAATGTTGAAGCAGCCAGAGCAGCTCTTTTCCCCTCCCTCTCCCTCTCCGGCTCCACAGGGCTGGCAACGGATGCCCTGCTCTCCCTCACAAATCCTGCGGCAAGCATAGGGTTGTCAGCCTCAGTGGTTCAGTCGATATTTGACGGCGGAACAAGACGAAGCCAGATACAGATAAGCGAATCACAGAAGCGGGTGCTGGCGAAAAACTACCGCAAATCGGTACTGACAGCACTGCAGGAGGTTGAGGATGCTCTCAATTCCGTTAAATACGGAGAGGAAAGAGAAGAGATCCAGAACCAGACAACAGCCAAGCTTGAGTACTCTCTCCGCCTTACAGAGATTATGTACAGAGAAGGTTCATCCAGCCTGTCTGATGTTCTGGATGCCCAGACCTCGCTCTTTCAGGCAAGGGATCAGTTAGCCTCTCTGCGCCTGACTAGGATAAATGCGGCGGTTGATATGTTCAAAGTGCTGGGGGGAGGCTGGAAAGTGCCTGAGAAACCGGCAGAAAAATAATGAATACGGGCTATGCCTCTGTTTTAAACTGCGGCATAGCCTCATTATAAATCATTTTACCGTTCCCGCACGCAGCGGAAAAAGAAAAATCACAGTTCCGCCAATGCCTACAGCACCGGAAACAAAGAAAACCGCACCGGAACCCAAAGCACCGTAGATTAATGACCCTGCCAGAGGTCCCGCCGCAAGCCCCATATTCATAATAAGATTAAATACTCCTATGGCTCTGCCCATACCCAGTTTTCCGCCCTCCTCAAAGAGAGCGGCGGTACAGGCAGGCTGTGATAATGCGCCGAAAAACCCCACTCCTGCGCACACTAACACCAAGCCTGAAAAACCAGAAGCAAACGGAATAAAGAGATACATTGCAGATGCAGCAGCGCCGCCGAAACCTATTACATTTTTAAGGGGGAAAAATCTGTTCAGCACACTCAGAGGGCGCAGACTGAAAGTCATAAAAACAGTGGATATGCAAAGTACAATGCCTGAGCGGAAACTGTCCAGCTTCATGCCGTGCTCTATAAAAAGCGGAAGAAATGCTGCGCATGAAGATATTCCGAATGCCCTGCAAAAAATGAACGATACTAGGCCGATATACCTTATACCCGGACGGAATGGCAGGGTATTGATGTTTTCCTTTTCTTTTTTGCTGTTGATTCCTGATGCTCCGGTTAGGAGAACAATCAGGAGTGAAACAGCACAAAGGACTGCAAGCAGAATGAAAACCCCGTCAAACCCTGCTGAATTTCTCACTGCGCCGCCCACCAGAGGCCCTGCGCCCAACGCACCGTAAAATGACATATCGAAGGTTCCGCTCACTGATGCAAAGCTGGTTTTACGGGTATTGTTCCCCAGAACAGCAAGAACCGATGCACGGAAAGCCGCACAGGCAGCACCCTGAAATATACGCAGAATGACCACTGCGCTGACACTCCCTGCAAAGAGGTAACCGCATGATACCAGACAGAAACATACAACGGAAAGCACAAGCACACGCCCTGCCCCGGAATCCGAAACAGCGTTCCCTGCCGGAACACTGAAAAATATCTTCGAGACTGAGTAGAAAGCCAGAGGAACACCGAGAAGCGCCCCTCTGGCTCCCAGTTCAAACACGTACAGG
The window above is part of the Geovibrio ferrireducens genome. Proteins encoded here:
- a CDS encoding MacB family efflux pump subunit, translated to MNGNRMPLIDLRGIYKTYKTGELSVEVLHGIDLRIHQGEFVAIMGASGSGKSTLMNILGCLDQATDGTYLFMGEDVSHLGKDDLARLRREEFGFIFQSYNLISTATAAENTEVPAVYAGIPQHARRKRAIELLTDLGLDDRTHHRPSQLSGGQQQRVSVARALMNGGRIILADEPTGALDSKSGTEVMKLLGELSAKGHTVILITHERRIAEYADRIIEISDGNILSDTQIKTAPEKPEIYRPEPEKVSRFAELAEATKTAVRSLRSNVFRTILTLLGIVIGVASVITMLAIGDGAKQEVVDRISSLGSNLMNVRPGAPNMRGRSNVATLVPDDVKAIKDLPNILAAVPEQESSVTVRFEESDHSTRINGTSPDYIIARNWKVTDGTFFTDEDEDLYATVAVLGKTVADALFSGKEPVGNYILINNIPFQVIGIMAEMGAGLGGQDQDDIIFVPYTTGSLRITGQNYLRNITVAVKDTSVISETQDAVFTVILAMHGGVEDFQIRNMASLIENVSETQNTMTILLGSIAAISLLVGGIGVMNIMLVSVTERTREIGIRMATGARMRNILQQFLIEAVTVSALGGLIGVAAGIGTAGAVAAFGMPVKYEMTPVIAAFGCAFATGLIFGYLPARKAAGLNPVTALASE
- a CDS encoding efflux transporter outer membrane subunit; this translates as MIIRKITYTLCASALLFSAGCAARQAETFTPPAMPVSWSAVHDNKSASIDAEWWKSFNSQILAELIDKSLEQSPDIATAAESIIQAKAQLKSTGASMFPSVNLNGGSSASRNFPSEGSARTSESTSLSLGVSYEVDLWGKISAQVRGAGESLKAAGYDYDAVKLTLTSGVANGYFQLLALEKRIEYAEINLETAERILKIVQSKYNNGSALKSELLNQESTVLSRKSTLLSLEEEKKQTLNALAVLTGTAPQDFKTATDSFSELEIPEISAGLPSDLLLRRPDLAKAEAQIAAADANVEAARAALFPSLSLSGSTGLATDALLSLTNPAASIGLSASVVQSIFDGGTRRSQIQISESQKRVLAKNYRKSVLTALQEVEDALNSVKYGEEREEIQNQTTAKLEYSLRLTEIMYREGSSSLSDVLDAQTSLFQARDQLASLRLTRINAAVDMFKVLGGGWKVPEKPAEK
- a CDS encoding MFS transporter → MENRKLFTALFIINFCITLGYGVVDSFFSLYVFELGARGALLGVPLAFYSVSKIFFSVPAGNAVSDSGAGRVLVLSVVCFCLVSCGYLFAGSVSAVVILRIFQGAACAAFRASVLAVLGNNTRKTSFASVSGTFDMSFYGALGAGPLVGGAVRNSAGFDGVFILLAVLCAVSLLIVLLTGASGINSKKEKENINTLPFRPGIRYIGLVSFIFCRAFGISSCAAFLPLFIEHGMKLDSFRSGIVLCISTVFMTFSLRPLSVLNRFFPLKNVIGFGGAAASAMYLFIPFASGFSGLVLVCAGVGFFGALSQPACTAALFEEGGKLGMGRAIGVFNLIMNMGLAAGPLAGSLIYGALGSGAVFFVSGAVGIGGTVIFLFPLRAGTVK